The genomic DNA CAGGTGCAGCTGTAGTGATGCTGACGCTGGAGAAGGAAGTCACAGGCACAGACAGATCTCAGCTTCCCAGCTGTAAATGTTCTTCTCTGCACTTGGCTTTCGCTATAGACAAGGAGCTGGTCTTCTGCCTGCCATGTATTGGAAGAGAAAACAGTGTGGAGAATTAAAGACTAATATATTAgatagtgtctgtctgtctgtccatctgtccatctctgcaccccctccagtgtgtgtgtgtgtgtgtgtgtgtgtgtgtgtgtgtgtgtgtgttgcagctgCATGTCTTTGCCAGTGaagatttcctttgttttttaaaagctgagttaTGTAATTGCTGCCACaccttgtgcacacacactcacccatgcCGGCCCTGTTTCTCACTCAAGTGAAGTGGTTGAGCTGGGAATATTTGATAGAGCAAGGAAGAACAACAATTTCAGGTGTGTTTTACTTGTTTACACTCAACGACTATTTACTGAATTCTTCTTAATCAAAGGTTAACTGGGAAATTAGATGGCCAGAAAAGTCTGAGACAATGGTTTAGAACAAAGGCCTCTCAATATTTTATAGTAGTAATTCAAACTAAGTACCAAATCATTTGTTAGCCCATCTGAATGAGATGAAGAAATAATGTTGCCTAAATCAGGACCAATTATGGGGTAGCCGTTTCTACAGATGCAACAATGTCTGGCTAGGACCCTAACAACAGTGTTCATCAACCCTCTGCTAGCTCCTCTTgttaatctgttttctttctttctctttctttctctttctttctttctttctttctttctttctttctttctttctttctttctttaatgtgtcTTGGTTGCATGTATATGTCCTTGTACCACAGGTATACCttatgcacacagaggccagaagaggttgttacagtccctggagctagagttacagatggctgtgagctaccttgtgggtgctgggaattaaaccacggtcctctagaagagcactgAGCCATGTCTGCCATCCTTCCCCAGGGTGAAGTAGTAGTTTATCAACCATCTTCACAGACAcaagggagagaatgagagagcttGATTTCTAATTCTCCAGGTGTAGCCCAACACGAGCTCAGTATCTAAATAGCCAATACTGTTCTTTTCACAGACCATCGACTAGTAAGTTCTAGATGGCTACTatttcccttcttttaaaaaaggttgACAAGTAACATATTTCCGTTTCTACTGCTGCCCACGTGAGCTCTCCGGACAGCAGTGTGCCCTTTGTTTAAAGATTACACAGGAAGGGTTTGTGTATACTTCAGCACTCAGGCAACCCAGCCTTTCTGGCTATTGTAATGTTCTGTagatcttttattattgtttcattcTGTGGAATGAATGTGTTTCTTTATCCCAAGCTCGTTTCTTTATCCCAAGCTCGTTTCTTTATCCCAAGCTCTTCCCGTCTGCCCTGTTCTCGGTATGAGGCCAAGTGTAAGTGCCAACAATAACAGTCATTCTGGCTGGCCCCTTGCTGTCAGAGGCAGGGTGCTACAGCCCAGGGATTTTGTTTCTGGTGGAGGTTGGGAGACACCTTAAATGGTTGTAGAGAGACTAGGAAATCCAATCTTTTTCATCTCCATGTCAGTTTTGATTAAGTAACATAGTATCTCAATAGTTCCTGTGAGAAGAGCTCATCTTGATCTCAAGCCTAGTTATCCAGTCTTTGCTCTATCAAACTCACTTCATAATTTATATGGCATCGTTTGAAGAAAAAGGCTAAAACTTCTGGGTGGGGCAGGTGAACTTTCCTACTCGGCTGTCCTGAAAATTTGGCATGCCTATACGTCTGAGCATGTCTTTCCAGTTCTTAGGCTGACTTCGCTCTctcatttcatctgcaaatatgTTATCTAGACATCAGAATTATGCATAAGTACCCGGGAGGTTAGTTTCTGAAATAGAAGAGGACCTGCAGCAATCCAACTTCCTTGCTGCAGCAAGTGAGCAATGCCAGCCTCCCCTACAAGCAGAGGGGAGAAGAGCACAGGATTTGTAAAGAAAAGATTGTTTCAACCAATTGCATCCCTTCTCTGGACAGAGCAAGAGTTCTGCATAAGGGCAAACTTGACACTGTGTACATGGACTCTAGAAAGGCTTCTGATTTCATCCAACATGACATTCTGATCAGCAAATTATTGCCAAATTCAGAGTGTCTGTTCCACATCATGTTGCAGGAGCCAAAGCAATACCTGACAGAAAGATTTTTACCTCAGATGGGAGCTGAGAATCCTCTGTTAGTGGATACCCCCTGCAACCTTGAAATCCTACTTAGCGGGGTAATGTACTTATAGGTTGTAGTCAGAAATACTTTTGAAAATGAGACAACACGTAAACATAGGGTTAGGAGTAACTAAAATGCCTCTCACATTAATAGAACCAGGTTTATGGTATAGataattaaatacacacacacacatcataaggAGACAAAGGtatcaaaagaaaactaaactcaAGAATGCTGCTACTGTCACCATCAATCAGTTTTAGCACATTTCCATCCATCTTGTATGATTCCTTGTGTCATTTACTGTATAATATTTGTTCCATGTTTCTCTCCTGGAACCTAGGCTGCCACTAATGTGCTTCCTGTCCTTATACATTTGGGTTTTCTGGATATTACACATAAGTGGAATGTCACAACATCTAGCTccctgtgtctggcttctttagTTAACATACTTTAAGATTCATCCATGCAGTGTGCGTAGCCATTAGTTCCAATTTGTTTaccattaatatttctttatataaaatattcattcacCAGTTGGTCAAtattcaggttttctttttttacttttggcTATTAGAAATAACGTTGCTAATAGTGTTCGTGTTTCATTGTTGATCTCTGAAGTTCAGTAACTATTCCAAATTGGGACTACATTTTCTGTTAGGTGTGGCCTGTTGTATCCTTTTCCTCTAGGCTTCAGCAGTGATGTTGCCTCTCAGATAGTAACTCAGGTTGttgtaaatgttcttttaaataaCTGTAGAACATTAAATGGCCCATTGAAGAAAAAGCTTACTCATCTCGTAACCGCATTTTGTTCTATGATGATTTATAACAAACAGTCACATACCGCCTTCTTTACAGAAGACAAATGAGAGGAGACTGAAGTGTAGCAAAGTAACAAAACAACATATAAGATGAGGTACATTGTACATGATGCTAGCTGCTATCAAGTTAATTTGCAACCTTAAAAACCatttagaaagatggctcagtggttaagaacactggctgctcttccagaggacccaggttctattcccagtacccatagGGGGGCCCAgaactgtaactccagtgccaggagatctctcagcctcttctggcctacatgggcTCTGCATGCATGAggtacaaagacatacatgcagataaagcacccatacacgtaaaataaaataacattttttttaatcataaaaagcaaaacccatTTCGCTTAAAGAGGCTTCTGTGATTACATTTCAGTCTATGCGAGACACAGTGAGCCTGAGGTGGTCTTTCCTGGGTACTTTTCCCTACAGAGCTAAAGGTGATGTTTTGTCCTTTGGTGTTCACAGAATGCCAAATTTTGGGTATGGCTAAAAGGGACAGGACATTGAGGACATTGTTCCCATGatccaagaaacacacaaacataaataaagttggttggatgtggtggcatgtacctgctatcccagcattccagagctgaaacaggaggattgacAGTTCAAGGCCCTCTTAGGCTATGTGGTGACACAGAAGGAGCCTGAACTACAATTCACTGTTCTTGAATTGTACAGTTGCATGGTAATTTTGCATCTGCCCTCCTTTGATTTCACTCTGAGCTAGGGGTGGGTCTGCAGTAACCCGTCAGGGGCGCCCTGTGACACGGCAGCCCACAGTCCTTTCTCACCCAGTTCTGATTTGTTGCTCTCTTGTCATTCCCACTCTTATAAAGACTCTCATCACGTTATGCTATTTGCTACCTCTTGTGTCCCTTGGTTCCCCTGAGTTTCTACTACACTCTGCTTTTGTGTTATTGTACATTTGGAGGAAGACTCATTATCTCTCCTGTAGTAGATGCTTCCCTTTCCTTTAGCTCAGTAGAATTTCTACTCTCTTTTGGCAACTATGCTAGCTTGGTAATGCAATATAAAACACATTACCTGCATGTGCTCAtttgtttgaggtttttctttACTGGAGTACGTTTTGTCTTCCAGGAGAATTTTATGAAACCTTGACACCAAACTATGATCTATGGAATTATAATGGTTTAATATTAATAACAGAAATAGACAAATGGACACAAACTTATACTTATGGTCGGACCTTACGGTCTACTTGATTTTGAACACAGCAGtcctgtcttatttatttttgcactGTAGCCACCTAGTGCATGCCCCAACACGTTAGAAGTTAGAGTGAATCATTGTGAAGCAGGCAGGGAAGATAGTTTTATCATCGTTTTTCCAGATTTGAAATTGGGACTTTCCCCAGGAactcagtaataaaaataatcgtgtgtgtgtgtgtgtgtgtgtgtgtgtgtgtgtgtgtgtgtgagtgtgtgtgtacctacagtgcccacagaggccagaaaggggtatcagatcccctgatgctggagttacaggagactGTGAGTCTCCTGGTATGGGTGACAGGAACCAACCTtagttctctgcaagaacagatgtgctcttaacggctgagccatctctctagtcccagagatgtaagtgatttttttttttttacaaagaaaggcCCAAGGCCATAGTCCTTTTCTGATGAATTCCTTCGAACATGTAAATAAGAGTTAACacggagggctggagagatggctcagcagtcaagagtgtTGAGTTCTTACAGAGAATAAATTCTCTTCCAACTCCCACAACAGCAACTCAGAGCTGCTTGTGACTAAGGCACCCTGGCATCTGTGGAggcatatacatataatgtaattatttaaaacaaatgtaaCCTCAGAAAGAttccaaaaatattaataatgggCCCCATAGCTGACCTCCACAATCATAACTTCTGAGAGTAGCACTGAAGACCTTGACTGAAGAAGACCCTCTTCcaagtttttcttaaaatttagacTCTGGAAGCCTTACTAAAGGAAGGGGAATGCCTGTTTAAATGCTCAAGAATTCTTCAATTCTacccttaaaataaatattccttgGTAAAGAAGCTGTTCATTTGAGCCTCTTACCTTCTCCTGTGAGGAAAATCAGTCTCCTATTTTTGgatgctaataaaaaaaaaagccatagaaaTGTATaactttatgttttctgtttaaaGTCTCATTTTAATGTGGAATATCTAGAGGTGTGGAAAAATAAGCTCATTGAGGCCAGTGAAAATACGGCAGGTGCTAGGACCCAACGGAACTCAGCAACTTCATTTGGAGGTGAAGCATCTCCTCATGGGTGTGGTTCCGTTTTAGGCAGGTACAGAAAAGCCAGTTCATCCACATGTGCACCACTCTGACTCTATTGCGGCTCTCTCCAAACCATTTCCAGGATATTAGCGGCGTTCACACCTGTTCGCTAACCTGCAAGCATGTTTCTGGCAAAGGCGATCCTGGAAGGGGCAGATCGGGGTCTTGGGGAGGCTCTTGGgggccttcttggaggaggtggtcagggaagaggaggaggaggaggaggaagaggaagcaacaTTGGAGGGATCATTGGAGGAATTGTCAATTTTATCAGTGAGGCTGCCGCAGCTCAGTACACCCCAGAGCCGCCTCCCCCGCAGCAGCGGCATTTTACCGCTGTGGAGGCGTCAGAAAGTGAGGAAGTCAGGAGATTTCGGCAGCAGTTTGCGCAGCTGGCTGGACCCGACATGGAGGTGGGTGCCACCGACTTGATGAATATCCTCAACAAAGTCCTTTCCAAGCATAAGGATCTGAAGACCGAGGGCTTCAGCCTTGACACCTGCAGGAGCATCGTGTCTGTCATGGACAGTGACACGACAGGGAAGCTGGGCTTTGAGGAGTTTAAGTACCTGTGGAACAACATCAAGAAATGGCAGTGTGTTTTTAAGCAGTATGACCGGGACCATTCCGGCTCTCTCAGGAGCTCCCAGCTGCACGGGGCCCTGCAGGCGGCAGGCTTCCAGCTAAACGAGCAACTCTACCTAATGATCGTCCGTCGGTACGCTGACGAGGACGGCAGTATGGATTTCAACAACTTCATCAGTTGCCTGGTTCGCCTGGATGCCATGTTTCGCGCTTTCAAGTCTCTGGATCGTGACGCGGATGGCCTGATTCAGGTGTCTATCCGAGAGTGGCTGCAGCTCACCATGTATTCCTGACATGGGTGCAGAGAGGTGGAGCCCCCATCCCTGAAGGACCAGACTGCAGAAAGCATGGCTGTGGGCGCCACAGCTCATATCCCACCCAACAGCTACCATTTCCTGGTGGGCTCTTATAACGCTGCATAGTACTCATCGTAGCGTACACTTTACTGCTTGATTAAAACTAAATTTGGACAAAAAAAGTGTCCTGAGTGGTTTGTATGTCAGTTCTTGAGAGATGCTATGTGGAGACGTGTATATGTGATGGGCAGGTGTTGGCTTTGAAAGGCTGTTGTTGGCAAATGGATTTGCATTGCGTAATATCGTGGAATTAAGTCAAGAAAGCATCGGAGGtacaaatttctttttctgttgaaaagctgaggaggaaggttAAAGTCTTTCCTACTCCTAATTTCACATCTGGTCTTCATATTATGAAGAACACTCTCCAGAGAACTTATTTTATTGTGTGGAAATAGATTTGAAAATAGGAGATTAAGCAGTTTTAAGTAGGGCgttatcattttattaaaaaaaaattatatatagagcacttgcctaaaaGCCTAGACTCCTTAGTCTGCCTTTTAGTAAGACAGATAGAGCAGATTTGTTTTGGTGCGTTGGTAAAGAGTTAAGGGCCTTGAGGAATAAAGGCATACCGTTGTTCCTAGTGTCTTTGGCCACCTTAATGAAGCCAAACGATCACTCTTCTGTTTACTTCACACAAAGTCAGGCACACCCAGGTGATGTTAGCCAGCTCTTGTCCTGTCTTGTCCTACCTCAGAGTAAGGAAAATTCTTTTGCTTATCTTTGAAAACAACAGGCAGGGAGAAacgttgaaagaaaaaaaaaaaaaaaaaaaaaagccaacacacgTAATTAGCAGTTGGTGAAGTGGAAGATGAAGCAAGGTAGACAACAGTATTGCTGACTTTTCCTGCAGCAGTGCTGTGAGGCTCTGGCTGCAATTTAGCATTGCAGGGGGAGTCCTTTAGCCATGAGTGGCTGACTCCCACTCCAGATGACAGGAGTCTCTTCAGAACCCTCTCTGCCTTAAGCTCTTTAGGTCATGCTAATGAGCAGCCAAGCTGACAGTCTTAAGCGCTTTACATTATGTCTGTCTCCCAGGGTTTTTCAAATCTGCCTTCGCAGCAACTGCCAAGCTGGAGCGCTGGCGCTGCCTTCATTCAAGGAGAGAAAATAGGAACAGTGGAAACCTGCCACCCTACCACTGAGTTAACCATGTCCTTCGAGTGTTCAGCTCTTaacctgattttattattttcgTACAAGCTATTTGTTTCAGCTGAGCAAGCAGAACCCGGGCATGTTGGAGGAGACACCTCAAGAGAGGTACCTGCTCCCCGCCCTTCAGGGTTTTTCACTCTCTGCTGTGTTTATTACATTCCTTCCACCCTGAGCCACTTTAGAGACTCCTTCTGAGATCAAAACTGAATTATTCTCCCTCTTTTGAGTCATTTAGAAGAAAGTTGTAACTATGGGAATGGTCTAGCAGTAGCTGGCCTCCTAGGAGGTCTAGAGCACCTGTCTGAAAGCCCCAGCGACACCGGGAGAGGTTGGCATTTGGTCTCTGTGTGTACCATCACTGCCCTCATGTAGTGTTTATGAACTACCACACACACGATTCTGAACTGAGACAAGCACAGAGATCGTATCTGCTCTCTTCAAGGGACTTGTAATTTCACTTGCTCTGAGAGTTTACCTGGGCCAGCTGTGGGTATGTAAGCATGAAGCTGCTGCCAGCAACCTCACCTTCATATCAGCCTCCCTGCTGTAGAATACACCCAGGAGCACATCAGACACGGGGAGTGGGAGAGGAGCCAGGGAAGGGAGAAAGCCGCCAAGATGCCTATCAGGGCTCAGACTGTTTTTCTAATGTGATCTCCACATCGTGGCTGTGAAAAGGACGATGTCGAGCTTGTGTTCTTGATGCAGATTTCCTCATGAGTGTCTTCTAAGCGTTAAGGCTGGCgtcgcacaccagaagaggcggGAAGCGTTCCCTTCATTCCTCCAGCTAAAGGAATACCTATTTTCAGGATTACCCTCTAACATCCAGAAGCCACCTATGGTTCTTGTTCTCTCTAGTCATTTAAAATTTATCTAAATAACCCCAGTCACCAGTGTGGACATTAGAAAATTCAGTCCAAACTCAAAATTGTCCCAAGTAGATCAACCTTTGGttcttatatatattatatattatgtatgaaCAGTGACTgagtttttaagttttcattcaATATTTAACGTTTAAAGGTGTACTTTCAGGGTTAGAGAAAGTATTAATTTGCAACTATAAAAAAATGTACCAtatccgggcatggtggcacacacctgtaatcctagcacctgggaggcagaggcaggcagatctctgcgagttcgaggccaggctacacagagaaaccggatagagagagacagacagacagacaaacagacagagagacagagacagacagagacacagagagagagacagagagagagagagagacagagataccaTGTgttgggcatggaggcacatgtcTGTGATCTTCACACTTGAGACAAAGGCCTcaggtcaggagttcaagtcaAGCCTTGACTATGTATGTAACCCAGAGACCAggctgggttacatgagaccctatgTCAGCCCCTGGAACCCCCATACAACAATTATCCATTTCTGTATGGAAAGCCAGTAGAGCCTGGGAAGAAGGCATTTGATTCTTCCACCCCATTGTCAGTGAACATCTGACGTTACAGGGTCCAGTCACGGCAGTAAACTGAGAATAATAGCGAGACGAACATACGGAACTGTATTACCTGCAGACTTACATTTTGAAACTGCGTGTAACTTCGAAAGTAGCTATCTTGCTTGTAGCCACTAAGTTCTATAACctgtaaaaacacagaaaagaaaatgtgtgctgCGTATCCGAGAGGGAGAAACTTCCAACAACATTCATAATTTGTATGTCATCTTGAAGGTCACTTTagggatacttttttttttttttttttttttttagtgttttaaagcGTCGCCTGCCTAACAACAACCCTGTGCCAAATGTGAGTTCATCTTGAAAAATGTCAGACTCACTGTTTGAAAGTGCTTACATAATGtcaattatattaaaatagtttCATTACAGGAAAATTGGTAGTATTCTTATACGTGTGGTAGAAATGTACTCCTAGTCAGAGTACCCAGGTAACTGGAACACTTCTGCCTTGATAGCCGAGGCATGCAATGTCCTAATAGTGTTTCTCAGCAGTATAATGTGCCATCACAGATGGAGACTATTGCAGACAAATAGATTCTATTTTTGGggaatgtttgtgttttgagcTTTACTCTGAGAGCATTGGTCATCTCTTATCCAAAAAGATGACATCAATTATAATGCAACAAAGAGGGGAAAACATTCTTGGCAATTAACCCTTGTAATATGTATTCAGAGCTGTATCCTGAAAGGTTGCAAGACTCAAAACCTCATAAaaattttgtaaatgaaaaatgtACGTTAAATAAATTAAGTAGTGAAACAGCCTTGAAGTGCTGATGCCTGAAGATTGGGCCATTTATTCCTCCTGaggttttatttacttagtttattttatatgtatgaatgttttgcctgtgtgttaatgcaccatgtgtgtacagtgtctGCAGGGGCCAGACTAGAATAGTCAATACCAATACCCttgcactggagttacagatagttgtgagctgccatgtgggtgctggaagtcaaacccgggtcctctggaagaagagcaggtgtttttaactgctgggcTGTCTCTCTGTGCCCCCTCCTGGGATTTTAAACAGCTAATATAAGGACAAGTTACCTAGACTTTCCCATTGCTCCCAGAAGCCAGGGTGGCAGGTAAAAGGTGCTGGGAGACTGGGCTCACTGTGAGC from Acomys russatus chromosome 26, mAcoRus1.1, whole genome shotgun sequence includes the following:
- the Capns2 gene encoding calpain small subunit 2; its protein translation is MFLAKAILEGADRGLGEALGGLLGGGGQGRGGGGGGRGSNIGGIIGGIVNFISEAAAAQYTPEPPPPQQRHFTAVEASESEEVRRFRQQFAQLAGPDMEVGATDLMNILNKVLSKHKDLKTEGFSLDTCRSIVSVMDSDTTGKLGFEEFKYLWNNIKKWQCVFKQYDRDHSGSLRSSQLHGALQAAGFQLNEQLYLMIVRRYADEDGSMDFNNFISCLVRLDAMFRAFKSLDRDADGLIQVSIREWLQLTMYS